The Rhodothermales bacterium genome has a segment encoding these proteins:
- a CDS encoding HAD-IA family hydrolase, which translates to MDSASRRVIEHAPLVLADFDGTIASLRTDWNDLKRRLAGLCGARDWPWDEGRGLDQNLRRVRSTHGEGAFLSLCRVVAEAEIAGFQGAAVSTELVTMLRDRAGEPTAIVTNNTKSGVQRILKHPIFAGLDVRVIGKEDVARSKPSPDGLIRACQLYVASPRATVFIGDADTDEQAAQLAGIGIFIRAPRPGHTTLRMAA; encoded by the coding sequence ACGCACCACTGGTTCTGGCCGATTTCGACGGCACCATTGCCTCGTTGCGCACAGACTGGAATGACCTCAAGCGCCGACTGGCCGGTCTGTGTGGAGCACGGGACTGGCCCTGGGACGAGGGCAGGGGACTGGATCAGAATCTGAGGCGGGTCCGCTCCACGCACGGCGAGGGAGCCTTCCTTTCCTTGTGTCGCGTTGTGGCAGAGGCCGAAATCGCCGGCTTTCAGGGTGCGGCCGTCTCAACCGAGCTCGTCACCATGTTGCGGGATCGCGCAGGCGAGCCTACCGCCATCGTGACCAACAATACCAAGTCGGGCGTTCAGCGCATCCTCAAGCACCCGATTTTCGCCGGCCTTGACGTGCGGGTGATCGGCAAAGAGGACGTGGCCCGCAGCAAGCCGTCTCCGGACGGACTGATCAGGGCGTGTCAGCTCTACGTGGCATCACCGCGAGCAACCGTGTTTATCGGCGATGCCGACACGGACGAGCAGGCGGCCCAGTTGGCCGGAATCGGGATTTTCATTCGGGCCCCGCGCCCCGGGCACACTACGTTGCGCATGGCGGCCTGA
- the rpmA gene encoding 50S ribosomal protein L27, whose translation MAHKKGMGSTKNGRDSNPKMLGVKAYGGEFVQAGSIIVRQRGTKFHPGTNVGRGGDDTLFATSSGTVRFARGRNDRKFVHVDPS comes from the coding sequence ATGGCACATAAGAAAGGAATGGGGTCGACCAAGAATGGTCGCGACTCCAACCCCAAGATGCTCGGCGTGAAGGCCTACGGCGGTGAGTTCGTCCAGGCCGGCTCCATCATCGTGCGACAGCGCGGTACCAAGTTCCACCCGGGCACCAACGTCGGCCGTGGTGGAGACGACACACTGTTCGCCACGTCGTCCGGCACAGTGCGCTTTGCACGAGGTCGAAACGACCGCAAGTTCGTGCACGTGGACCCCTCGTAG